The Geodermatophilaceae bacterium NBWT11 genome has a segment encoding these proteins:
- a CDS encoding ROK family transcriptional regulator, whose translation MAIPGTAVPGPGGVVQTQGQVRRANLAAVLDRLRADGPRSRARLATETGLTKATVSSLVGELVERGLAAEGELQRPGSVGRPGMLVELDGRGVCGLGVEVNVDYLAVLALDPTGAVRWQSRLALDVPALDPADVLARASAMVAEAQADQDATAVGITVAVPGQVQGTVVAAAPNLPRWVGVDVAAGFAAWELPVTVANDADLSALAETAVGPHAGVPDLVYLTGEVGVGGGVVTGGRLLRGSTGLAGEVGHLALTPGDAPCGCGRTGCWETVVGLAALLRAAADPGDPLRDAGRDLEDRLAELLARARAGDARTLAALADIGTGLGVGAAVLVALLDPAVVVLGGYFAVLGEFLLEPLTAALAQRVPGPSRVALSTLGFTAAVRGGAHVALQPVFSDPTTVPVRTAQEAHA comes from the coding sequence ATGGCGATCCCGGGAACCGCGGTTCCTGGGCCAGGGGGTGTGGTGCAGACGCAGGGACAGGTGCGCCGCGCCAACCTCGCCGCCGTGCTCGACCGCCTGCGCGCCGACGGCCCGCGCAGCCGTGCCCGGCTGGCCACCGAGACCGGGCTGACCAAGGCCACCGTCTCCAGCCTGGTCGGCGAGCTGGTCGAGCGCGGGCTGGCCGCGGAGGGCGAGCTGCAGCGTCCGGGCTCGGTCGGGCGGCCCGGCATGCTCGTGGAGCTCGACGGGCGCGGGGTCTGCGGCCTCGGCGTCGAGGTCAACGTGGACTACCTCGCCGTCCTGGCCCTCGACCCGACCGGCGCCGTCCGCTGGCAGAGCCGGCTGGCCCTCGACGTCCCGGCCCTGGACCCCGCCGACGTGCTGGCCCGGGCCTCGGCGATGGTGGCCGAGGCACAGGCGGACCAGGACGCGACCGCGGTCGGGATCACCGTCGCCGTCCCCGGCCAGGTGCAGGGCACCGTCGTGGCGGCGGCCCCCAACCTGCCCCGGTGGGTCGGCGTGGACGTCGCCGCCGGGTTCGCTGCGTGGGAGCTGCCGGTCACCGTCGCCAACGACGCCGACCTGTCCGCACTGGCCGAGACCGCCGTCGGCCCGCACGCCGGGGTGCCCGACCTGGTCTACCTGACCGGTGAGGTCGGCGTCGGCGGTGGCGTGGTGACCGGCGGGCGGCTGCTGCGCGGGTCCACCGGACTGGCCGGCGAGGTCGGCCACCTCGCGCTCACCCCCGGCGACGCGCCCTGCGGCTGCGGCCGGACCGGGTGCTGGGAGACCGTCGTCGGCCTGGCCGCGCTGCTGCGCGCCGCCGCCGACCCCGGCGACCCGCTGCGCGACGCCGGCCGCGACCTCGAGGACCGCCTCGCCGAGCTGCTCGCCCGCGCCCGGGCCGGCGACGCCCGCACGCTCGCGGCGCTGGCCGACATCGGCACCGGGCTCGGGGTGGGCGCGGCCGTGCTGGTCGCCCTGCTCGACCCGGCCGTCGTCGTCCTCGGGGGGTACTTCGCCGTCCTCGGCGAGTTCCTGCTCGAGCCCCTGACCGCCGCGCTGGCCCAGCGCGTGCCCGGGCCCTCCCGGGTGGCGCTGTCCACGCTCGGCTTCACCGCCGCCGTCCGGGGTGGCGCGCACGTCGCGCTGCAGCCGGTGTTCTCCGATCCCACGACCGTCCCCGTCCGCACAGCCCAGGAGGCCCACGCATGA
- a CDS encoding aldehyde dehydrogenase — protein MTAPTSRPTSLHVKPGTEWSSVLGRAAARTPEAFGADRLHNLVDGTWRPIGDPEPLLSPVDGSRLTGLPRVSAGEAQHAVLASAAAHREWAQTPVAERKARVTAAVEAMADARDDLALLLAWEIGKPWKLACADVDRALDGVRWYVEEIDAMLGDRTPLDGPVSNIASWNYPMSVLVHAELVQLLAGNAVIAKTPSQGGATCLTLAHALMAREGLPVTLLSGGGAELSSVLVRSPEIGALAFVGGRSNGGKVAAGLLDTGKRHMLEQEGLNAWGIWEFSDWDGLAAHLKKGFEYGKQRCTAYPRYVVQRELVDRFLATYLPVVQSLRFGHPLAVEHDDDELPVLDFGPVISAGKATELRDRVADSLHRGAVPLWRGSLADGRFITGQDTSAYVAPAALLSPGGASALMHSEPFGPVDTIVVVDSEAELLAQMNASNGALVASIACDDETLARRLAREVQAFKIGINKPRSRGDRQEAFGGRGASWLGCFVGGELLVQAVTQGPENELLYGNFPEHSRYPASI, from the coding sequence ATGACAGCCCCGACGTCGCGGCCCACCTCCCTGCACGTCAAGCCCGGGACGGAGTGGTCCTCGGTCCTGGGCCGCGCCGCCGCCCGCACGCCCGAGGCCTTCGGTGCCGACCGGCTGCACAACCTGGTGGACGGCACGTGGCGGCCGATCGGGGACCCCGAGCCGCTGCTGTCCCCGGTCGACGGGTCGCGGCTGACCGGGTTGCCCCGGGTGTCGGCCGGTGAGGCCCAGCACGCGGTGCTCGCCTCGGCCGCCGCGCACCGGGAGTGGGCGCAGACCCCCGTGGCGGAGCGGAAGGCGCGGGTCACCGCGGCGGTGGAGGCGATGGCCGACGCCCGGGACGACCTGGCGCTGCTGCTGGCCTGGGAGATCGGCAAGCCGTGGAAGCTGGCCTGCGCCGACGTCGACCGGGCCCTGGACGGCGTCCGCTGGTACGTCGAGGAGATCGACGCGATGCTCGGCGACCGCACCCCGCTGGACGGCCCGGTCTCCAACATCGCGAGCTGGAACTACCCGATGTCGGTGCTGGTGCACGCGGAGCTGGTGCAGCTGCTGGCGGGCAACGCGGTCATCGCGAAGACCCCGTCCCAGGGCGGGGCGACCTGCCTGACCCTCGCCCACGCGCTGATGGCCCGCGAGGGCCTGCCGGTCACGCTGCTGTCCGGCGGCGGCGCCGAGCTGTCCAGCGTGCTCGTGCGCTCCCCGGAGATCGGTGCGCTGGCCTTCGTCGGCGGCCGGTCGAACGGCGGCAAGGTGGCCGCGGGGCTGTTGGACACCGGCAAGCGGCACATGCTCGAGCAGGAGGGGCTCAACGCCTGGGGCATCTGGGAGTTCTCCGACTGGGACGGCCTCGCCGCGCACCTGAAGAAGGGCTTCGAGTACGGCAAGCAGCGCTGCACCGCCTACCCGCGCTACGTCGTCCAGCGCGAGCTCGTCGACCGGTTCCTGGCCACCTACCTGCCGGTCGTGCAGTCGCTGCGGTTCGGGCACCCGCTGGCCGTGGAGCACGACGACGACGAGCTGCCGGTGCTGGACTTCGGCCCGGTGATCAGCGCCGGCAAGGCCACCGAGCTGCGCGACCGGGTCGCAGACAGCCTGCACCGGGGCGCCGTCCCGCTCTGGCGAGGGTCCCTGGCCGACGGCCGGTTCATCACCGGCCAGGACACCTCGGCCTACGTGGCTCCCGCGGCGCTGCTGTCCCCCGGCGGCGCGAGCGCGCTGATGCACTCCGAGCCCTTCGGGCCGGTGGACACCATCGTCGTGGTCGACAGCGAGGCCGAGCTGCTGGCCCAGATGAACGCCTCCAACGGTGCGCTGGTCGCCTCGATCGCCTGCGACGACGAGACCCTCGCCCGCCGCCTGGCCCGCGAGGTGCAGGCGTTCAAGATCGGCATCAACAAGCCCCGCTCCCGCGGCGACCGCCAGGAGGCGTTCGGCGGCCGCGGTGCCTCCTGGCTGGGTTGCTTCGTCGGCGGCGAGCTGCTGGTCCAGGCCGTCACCCAGGGCCCGGAGAACGAGCTCCTCTACGGCAACTTCCCGGAGCACTCCCGGTACCCCGCCTCGATCTGA
- the xylB gene encoding xylulokinase, with protein sequence MPLVAGVDSSTQACKVVVRDADTGDLVREGRAAHPAGTEVDPRAWETALHEALAAAGGLDDVEALSVGGQQHGMVCLDETGEVVRPALLWNDVRSADAAADLVTELDGGQAWADAVGVVPVASFTVSKLRWLADAEPANADRTAAVCLPHDWLTWRLAGAAGLETLTTDRSDASGTGYWSAATGEYRTDLLARALRGRTPVLPRVAGPAEVVGRHGGVALGAGAGDNAAAALGLGARAGDVVVSIGTSGVVSAVSDAAAADPSGIVAGFADATGRHLPLVCTLNAARVLDAAAAMLRVSLDELAELALQAPAGADGLVLVPYLEGERTPDLPHATGSVHGLTLRTSTPAHWARAAVEGLLCGLADGIEALAGQGAAVERVLLVGGGARSRAVQEIAPAVFGRPVLVPEPGEAVADGAARQAAWALTGQLPDWAAAGTRLVEAEPTPAVRERYAQVRGRTDR encoded by the coding sequence GTGCCGCTCGTCGCCGGCGTCGACAGCTCGACCCAGGCCTGCAAGGTCGTCGTCCGCGACGCCGACACCGGGGACCTGGTGCGCGAGGGCCGGGCGGCCCACCCCGCCGGCACCGAGGTCGACCCGCGGGCCTGGGAGACGGCGCTGCACGAGGCGCTGGCCGCAGCGGGCGGACTGGACGACGTCGAGGCGCTGAGCGTGGGCGGGCAGCAGCACGGGATGGTCTGCCTGGACGAGACCGGTGAGGTGGTCCGCCCGGCCCTGCTGTGGAACGACGTCCGCTCCGCCGACGCCGCGGCCGACCTGGTCACCGAGCTGGACGGCGGCCAGGCCTGGGCCGACGCCGTCGGCGTGGTCCCGGTGGCCTCGTTCACGGTGAGCAAGCTGCGCTGGCTGGCCGACGCCGAGCCCGCGAACGCCGACCGCACGGCCGCCGTCTGCCTGCCCCACGACTGGCTGACCTGGCGGCTGGCCGGCGCGGCCGGGCTGGAGACGCTCACCACCGACCGCTCGGACGCCAGCGGCACCGGGTACTGGTCGGCGGCGACGGGGGAGTACCGCACCGACCTGCTGGCCCGGGCGCTGCGCGGGCGGACGCCGGTGCTGCCGCGGGTGGCCGGCCCGGCCGAGGTGGTCGGCCGGCACGGGGGAGTGGCCCTGGGCGCCGGGGCCGGGGACAACGCGGCCGCGGCGCTGGGCCTGGGCGCCCGCGCGGGCGACGTCGTCGTCTCGATCGGGACGTCGGGGGTGGTCTCGGCGGTGTCCGACGCCGCGGCGGCCGACCCCAGCGGCATCGTGGCCGGGTTCGCCGACGCGACCGGCCGGCACTTGCCGCTGGTCTGCACGCTGAACGCGGCCCGGGTGCTGGACGCTGCGGCCGCGATGCTGCGCGTGTCGCTGGACGAGCTCGCCGAGCTGGCGCTGCAGGCCCCGGCCGGCGCCGATGGCCTGGTGCTGGTGCCCTACCTGGAGGGGGAGCGGACGCCGGACCTGCCGCACGCCACCGGCTCGGTGCACGGTCTGACGCTGCGCACCTCGACCCCGGCGCACTGGGCGCGGGCCGCCGTGGAGGGCCTGCTCTGCGGACTCGCCGACGGGATCGAGGCACTGGCCGGTCAGGGCGCGGCGGTGGAGCGGGTGCTGCTGGTCGGTGGGGGAGCGCGCTCCCGGGCGGTGCAGGAGATCGCCCCCGCGGTGTTCGGCCGGCCGGTGCTCGTGCCCGAGCCGGGGGAGGCCGTCGCCGACGGCGCCGCCCGGCAGGCCGCGTGGGCGCTGACCGGGCAGCTCCCCGACTGGGCCGCCGCCGGGACCCGGCTGGTCGAGGCCGAGCCGACGCCGGCGGTGCGGGAGCGCTACGCGCAGGTGCGGGGCCGCACCGACCGGTGA
- a CDS encoding ATP-dependent DNA helicase RecQ yields the protein MTSASVVSSSRTADRPTAGATASVRTRRIRQSARELLAVDPLAFRPGQEEALQAVCAGRDTLAVLPSGAGKSLVYTVAGELLDGPVVVVSPLIALQRDQVQRLQALGLTAALLNSAESAADQQAALDGLRDGTVRFLFLAPEQLSRAQVVAALAATAPALLVVDEAHCVSAWGHDFRPDYLRVGAVVEQLGSPTVLALTATASPPVRSEIVERLRMSDPDVVVAGFDRPEIAIEVEHHADADRKTAALLDRAVVEAGRGVGIVYSATRAGTVELAEALVERGLRCRSYHAGLRKAEREDVQRAFMADELDVVVATTAFGMGIDKPDVRFVLHAEPADSVDSWYQEIGRAGRDGEPAVAVLFFRQEDLGLRRFFAAGVPAEEDLQHVAGLVRAGAAAGVQVDVAALREETHRGASPVTRDLNLLEQVGAVVLADDGTVTPAPDGPAPGAAATAARQAAEHHQRVDASRVEMMRGLADTTGCRRQHLLGYFGEELAEPCGNCDTCRSGSAAAVPPPARDGDFPVDSAVEHSEWGPGVVMREEGDRIVVLFEQAGYRTLATAAVRDHQLLRLRAA from the coding sequence GTGACCAGCGCCAGCGTCGTTTCCTCCAGCCGGACCGCCGACCGCCCCACCGCCGGGGCCACCGCCTCGGTCCGTACCCGGCGGATCCGGCAGAGCGCCCGTGAACTGCTCGCCGTCGACCCCCTCGCCTTCCGGCCGGGTCAGGAGGAGGCCCTGCAGGCGGTCTGCGCCGGCCGGGACACCCTGGCCGTGCTGCCCAGCGGGGCGGGCAAGTCGCTGGTCTACACGGTGGCCGGCGAGCTGCTGGACGGGCCGGTGGTCGTCGTCTCGCCGCTGATCGCCCTCCAGCGCGACCAGGTCCAGCGCCTGCAGGCCCTCGGGCTCACCGCTGCCCTGCTGAACTCCGCCGAGTCGGCGGCCGACCAGCAGGCCGCCCTGGACGGTCTGCGTGACGGGACGGTCCGCTTCCTCTTCCTCGCCCCCGAGCAGCTCTCCCGGGCCCAGGTCGTGGCGGCGTTGGCGGCCACCGCGCCGGCGCTGCTCGTCGTCGACGAGGCGCACTGCGTGTCGGCGTGGGGCCACGACTTCCGGCCGGACTACCTGCGGGTGGGAGCCGTGGTCGAGCAGCTGGGCTCCCCCACCGTGCTGGCGTTGACCGCCACCGCCTCTCCCCCGGTGCGCAGCGAGATCGTCGAGCGGCTGCGGATGAGCGACCCGGACGTCGTGGTGGCCGGGTTCGACCGTCCCGAGATCGCCATCGAGGTCGAGCACCACGCCGACGCCGACCGCAAGACCGCCGCGCTGCTCGACCGGGCGGTCGTCGAGGCCGGGCGCGGGGTCGGCATCGTCTACAGCGCCACCCGGGCCGGCACCGTCGAGCTCGCCGAGGCCCTGGTCGAGCGTGGTCTGCGGTGCCGGAGCTACCACGCGGGGCTGCGCAAGGCCGAGCGCGAGGACGTGCAGCGGGCGTTCATGGCCGACGAGCTGGACGTCGTCGTGGCCACCACGGCGTTCGGGATGGGCATCGACAAGCCCGACGTCCGGTTCGTGCTGCACGCCGAGCCCGCCGACTCGGTGGACAGCTGGTACCAGGAGATCGGCCGGGCCGGCCGGGACGGCGAGCCCGCCGTCGCCGTGCTGTTCTTCCGCCAGGAGGACCTCGGGCTGCGCCGGTTCTTCGCCGCCGGCGTGCCCGCCGAGGAGGACCTGCAGCACGTGGCCGGCCTGGTGCGGGCCGGTGCCGCCGCCGGGGTGCAGGTCGACGTCGCGGCCCTGCGCGAGGAGACCCACCGGGGAGCCAGCCCGGTCACCCGCGACCTGAACCTGCTCGAGCAGGTGGGCGCGGTCGTGCTCGCCGACGACGGCACGGTCACCCCGGCCCCCGACGGCCCGGCACCCGGCGCCGCGGCCACCGCGGCCCGGCAGGCCGCCGAGCACCACCAGCGGGTGGACGCCTCCCGGGTGGAGATGATGCGCGGGCTGGCCGACACCACCGGCTGCCGCCGCCAGCACCTGCTGGGCTACTTCGGCGAGGAGCTCGCCGAGCCGTGCGGGAACTGCGACACCTGCCGGTCGGGCTCGGCGGCCGCCGTCCCGCCCCCGGCCCGGGACGGCGACTTCCCCGTGGACAGCGCGGTGGAGCACAGCGAGTGGGGTCCCGGCGTGGTGATGCGCGAGGAGGGCGACCGGATCGTCGTCCTGTTCGAGCAGGCCGGGTACCGCACCCTGGCGACCGCCGCGGTGCGCGACCACCAGCTGCTGCGGCTGCGCGCGGCCTGA
- a CDS encoding PTS lactose transporter subunit IIB, with product MPSIDGAAVRKLVIACDAGMASSVLMSSQLRKHLSPRVVVSHSPVDALPADADVVLTHGKLAERVRLAAGDRPVVAYDLLVGDPAVDGLVRAIREGQQIEA from the coding sequence ATGCCGAGCATCGACGGCGCCGCCGTCCGCAAGCTGGTCATCGCCTGTGACGCCGGGATGGCGAGCAGCGTGCTGATGAGCTCCCAGCTGCGCAAGCACCTGTCCCCCCGCGTGGTCGTCTCGCACAGCCCGGTCGATGCCCTGCCGGCCGACGCCGACGTCGTCCTGACCCACGGCAAGCTCGCCGAGCGCGTCCGGCTGGCCGCCGGCGACCGCCCCGTCGTCGCCTACGACCTGCTCGTCGGCGACCCCGCGGTCGACGGCCTGGTCCGGGCCATCCGCGAGGGCCAGCAGATCGAGGCCTGA
- a CDS encoding FAD-binding protein: MGAPCQSDAVGHQGDPSPTVGAVETDWAGTYVFRAPVVRPTDVEAVRTAVREATHVRALGTRHTFNGLAESPGVLLDLTALPDDVQVRDDGTVSVTAETTYGALARELHRHGRGLHNLGSLPHISVGGAVATGTHGSGDALGVLATAVREVELVDADGELRTVRRDDADGAGLLVALGSVGVVVRLVLETQPTYEVRQDVYRDLSLAAVVEDPAAVTGAGTSVSVFTRWDGRADAWVKTRLPADVPDTLLGARRDPVSRDGITDEIQGNVTEQGGAPGPWHERLPHFRHDATPSNGDEIQSEFFVDRADAGAAIAAVAALGDRIREHLVVSELRTVAGDELWLSAAHGRDSLAVHFTWRKTAAARDDALPLVEDALREFRARPHWGKAHHLGAAELERVVPRLAEARALFDRWDPRGVFSSPGLVGLGVRSS, encoded by the coding sequence ATGGGCGCACCCTGCCAGTCCGACGCCGTCGGACACCAGGGCGACCCCTCGCCTACCGTCGGTGCCGTGGAGACCGACTGGGCAGGCACGTACGTCTTCCGGGCCCCGGTGGTCCGGCCCACCGACGTCGAGGCGGTGCGGACGGCGGTCCGGGAGGCCACCCACGTGCGCGCGCTGGGCACCCGGCACACGTTCAACGGCCTGGCCGAGAGCCCGGGCGTCCTGCTGGACCTGACGGCGCTGCCCGACGACGTGCAGGTCCGTGACGACGGCACCGTCTCGGTCACCGCCGAAACGACGTACGGCGCGCTGGCCCGCGAGCTGCACAGGCACGGCCGGGGCCTGCACAACCTGGGCTCGCTGCCGCACATCTCGGTGGGCGGGGCGGTGGCCACCGGCACGCACGGGTCGGGGGACGCCCTCGGCGTGCTGGCCACCGCCGTGCGGGAGGTCGAGCTGGTGGACGCCGACGGCGAGCTGCGCACGGTCCGCCGGGACGACGCCGACGGCGCCGGCCTGCTGGTCGCGCTGGGCTCGGTGGGCGTCGTCGTCCGGCTCGTGCTGGAGACCCAGCCGACCTACGAGGTGCGCCAGGACGTCTACCGCGACCTGTCGCTGGCCGCGGTGGTCGAGGACCCGGCGGCGGTGACCGGTGCGGGCACCAGCGTCAGCGTCTTCACCCGCTGGGACGGCCGGGCCGACGCGTGGGTGAAGACCCGGCTGCCCGCGGACGTCCCCGACACCCTGCTCGGCGCCCGGCGCGACCCGGTCTCCCGGGACGGCATCACCGACGAGATCCAGGGCAACGTGACCGAGCAGGGCGGTGCACCGGGGCCGTGGCACGAGCGGCTGCCGCACTTCCGGCACGACGCCACGCCCAGCAACGGCGACGAGATCCAGTCCGAGTTCTTCGTCGACCGGGCCGACGCGGGCGCCGCGATCGCCGCCGTCGCCGCGCTCGGCGACCGGATCCGCGAGCACCTGGTGGTCAGCGAGCTGCGCACCGTCGCCGGCGACGAGCTGTGGCTGTCCGCCGCGCACGGCCGGGACTCCCTGGCGGTGCACTTCACCTGGCGCAAGACGGCGGCCGCCCGGGACGACGCGCTGCCGCTGGTCGAAGACGCGCTGCGCGAGTTCCGGGCCCGCCCGCACTGGGGCAAGGCGCACCACCTGGGCGCGGCCGAGCTGGAGCGGGTGGTGCCGCGGCTGGCCGAGGCCCGTGCGCTGTTCGACCGGTGGGACCCCCGCGGGGTGTTCAGCTCACCCGGACTGGTCGGGCTGGGCGTCAGGTCGTCATGA
- a CDS encoding acyl-CoA dehydrogenase, with product MDFALSATAEDVTGRMWDFMREHVFPAEATYHAWRRERGHDDHALPPVIEELKAEAKRRGLWNLFHHELAGLTNLEYASVAEITGWSPVLAPEAINCGAPDTGNMETLMLFGTPEHKQQWLEPLLAGEIRSGFAMTEPDVASSDARNIQTSIVRDGDEYVINGRKWWITGSADERCAVFIVMGKTDPDGPPHQQQSMILVPRDTPGLEIVRHLPVFGYQDQHGHSELQFTDVRVPVSNILSGEGDGFMIAQARLGPGRIHHCMRAIGMAERALALMVKRANERVAFGKPLAEQGTVRADIARSRIEIDQARLLVLKTADLIDKFGAKGARTEIAAIKVSAPEVCLAVIDRAIQLHGGAGVSDDTPLAEFYAHARTLRIVDGPDAVHIRSVAREELARERPYAG from the coding sequence ATGGACTTCGCTCTCTCCGCCACCGCCGAGGACGTCACCGGCCGGATGTGGGACTTCATGCGCGAGCACGTCTTCCCCGCCGAGGCGACCTACCACGCCTGGCGCCGCGAGCGCGGCCACGACGACCACGCCCTGCCCCCGGTGATCGAGGAGCTCAAGGCCGAGGCGAAGAGGCGCGGGCTGTGGAACCTCTTCCACCACGAGCTCGCCGGGCTGACCAACCTGGAGTACGCCTCGGTCGCCGAGATCACCGGCTGGTCGCCGGTGCTGGCCCCCGAGGCGATCAACTGCGGGGCGCCGGACACCGGCAACATGGAGACCCTGATGCTGTTCGGCACCCCCGAGCACAAGCAGCAGTGGCTCGAGCCGCTGCTGGCCGGGGAGATCCGCTCGGGCTTCGCGATGACCGAGCCCGACGTCGCGTCCTCCGACGCCCGCAACATCCAGACCTCGATCGTCCGCGACGGCGACGAGTACGTGATCAACGGCCGCAAGTGGTGGATCACCGGCTCGGCCGACGAGCGCTGTGCCGTGTTCATCGTGATGGGCAAGACCGACCCCGACGGCCCCCCGCACCAGCAGCAGTCGATGATCCTGGTGCCCCGCGACACCCCGGGGCTGGAGATCGTCCGGCACCTGCCGGTCTTCGGCTACCAGGACCAGCACGGGCACTCGGAGCTGCAGTTCACCGACGTCCGGGTGCCGGTGTCCAACATCCTCTCCGGCGAGGGCGATGGCTTCATGATCGCCCAGGCGCGCCTGGGCCCCGGCCGCATCCACCACTGCATGCGCGCGATCGGCATGGCCGAGCGGGCGCTGGCGCTGATGGTGAAGCGGGCCAACGAGCGGGTCGCGTTCGGCAAGCCGCTGGCCGAGCAGGGCACCGTGCGCGCCGACATCGCCCGCTCCCGCATCGAGATCGACCAGGCCCGGCTGCTGGTCCTGAAGACCGCCGATCTCATCGACAAGTTCGGGGCCAAGGGCGCCCGCACCGAGATCGCGGCGATCAAGGTCAGCGCCCCCGAGGTGTGCCTGGCCGTCATCGACCGGGCCATCCAGCTGCACGGCGGCGCCGGCGTCAGCGACGACACCCCGCTCGCGGAGTTCTACGCCCACGCCCGCACGCTGCGCATCGTCGACGGCCCCGACGCGGTGCACATCCGCTCGGTCGCCCGCGAGGAGCTCGCCCGGGAACGCCCCTACGCGGGCTGA
- a CDS encoding response regulator transcription factor → MQPARQTTEDVRVAVVSDHGVVAAGMTAWLEDGPGSGGTTVVAEATTVAQLLTARPEGPPVDVVLLDLLLADRSRPADNVAALVATGVGVLVFSLDGDLRRVTEAVRAGAAGHLPPGVGPAVVREAVTAVAAGGHVLDDELRRAVAELAGRRPDLSPRQQDVLVGYTSSATKLPTVARGLDMRPETLKTHLRRIKEKYAAVGRPAHTRLDLYRRAREDGYLDPSA, encoded by the coding sequence GTGCAGCCAGCACGGCAGACGACGGAGGACGTCCGGGTGGCGGTGGTCAGCGACCACGGCGTGGTCGCAGCCGGGATGACCGCCTGGCTGGAGGACGGCCCCGGCTCGGGTGGGACGACCGTGGTCGCCGAGGCGACCACGGTGGCGCAGCTGCTGACCGCCCGGCCGGAGGGGCCGCCCGTCGACGTCGTCCTGCTGGACCTGCTGCTCGCCGACCGGTCGCGCCCCGCGGACAACGTCGCCGCGCTGGTCGCCACCGGCGTCGGAGTGCTGGTGTTCAGCCTCGACGGCGACCTGCGGCGGGTCACCGAGGCGGTGCGGGCCGGGGCGGCCGGGCACCTGCCACCCGGGGTGGGGCCCGCCGTGGTCCGGGAGGCCGTCACCGCGGTCGCGGCCGGCGGGCACGTCCTCGACGACGAGCTGCGCCGGGCGGTGGCCGAGCTGGCCGGCCGCCGGCCCGACCTCTCCCCCCGCCAGCAGGACGTGCTGGTCGGCTACACCAGCAGCGCCACCAAGCTGCCCACCGTCGCCCGTGGACTGGACATGCGACCGGAGACGCTGAAGACGCACCTGCGGCGGATCAAGGAGAAGTACGCCGCCGTCGGGCGGCCGGCGCACACCCGGCTGGACCTCTACCGGCGCGCCCGGGAGGACGGCTACCTGGATCCGTCGGCCTGA
- a CDS encoding xylose isomerase, giving the protein MTRTPTPADRFSFGLWTVGWQGVDVFGGAVRPPMDPVEAVHRLAELGAAAVTFHDDDLVPDDATRDAVLARFKDALTETGMGVEMATTNLFGHAVFKDGAFTSNDREVRRYALAKAARNIDLAAELGATTYVFWGGREGAESGAAKDIGAALERYKEGMDTLCAYAIEQGYDMRFAIEPKPNEPRGDILLPTIGHALALINELDHSEMVGLNPEVGHEEMAGLNFAAGISQAMWHGKLFHVDLNGQHGPRYDQDLRFGAGNLRGAFWTVDALEQGGYDGYLHFDFKPPRTEDADGVWESARGCMANYLALKEKAAAFRADPEVQEALAASRVAELSQSTLAAGETLATVRAESFDVEAMAARGCHFERLDQLAMDHLLGVR; this is encoded by the coding sequence ATGACCCGCACCCCCACCCCCGCCGACCGCTTCTCCTTCGGTCTGTGGACCGTCGGCTGGCAGGGCGTCGACGTCTTCGGTGGCGCCGTCCGCCCGCCGATGGACCCGGTCGAGGCCGTGCACCGCCTCGCCGAGCTCGGCGCCGCCGCCGTCACCTTCCACGACGACGACCTGGTGCCCGACGACGCGACCCGCGACGCGGTGCTGGCCCGCTTCAAGGACGCCCTGACCGAGACCGGCATGGGCGTGGAGATGGCCACCACGAACCTGTTCGGGCACGCCGTGTTCAAGGACGGCGCCTTCACCAGCAACGACCGAGAGGTCCGTCGCTACGCCCTGGCCAAGGCCGCCCGCAACATCGACCTGGCCGCCGAGCTGGGTGCCACCACCTACGTGTTCTGGGGTGGCCGCGAGGGCGCCGAGTCCGGAGCCGCCAAGGACATCGGCGCCGCCCTCGAGCGCTACAAGGAGGGCATGGACACCCTCTGCGCGTACGCGATCGAGCAGGGCTACGACATGCGCTTCGCGATCGAGCCCAAGCCGAACGAGCCCCGCGGGGACATCCTGCTGCCCACGATCGGCCACGCCCTGGCGCTGATCAACGAGCTGGACCACAGCGAGATGGTCGGGCTCAACCCCGAGGTCGGGCACGAGGAGATGGCCGGGCTGAACTTCGCTGCCGGCATCAGCCAGGCCATGTGGCACGGCAAGCTCTTCCACGTCGACCTCAACGGCCAGCACGGCCCGCGCTACGACCAGGACCTGCGCTTCGGCGCGGGCAACCTGCGCGGGGCGTTCTGGACCGTCGACGCCCTGGAGCAGGGTGGCTACGACGGCTACCTGCACTTCGACTTCAAGCCCCCGCGCACCGAGGACGCCGACGGCGTCTGGGAGTCCGCCCGCGGCTGCATGGCCAACTACCTCGCGCTGAAGGAGAAGGCCGCGGCGTTCCGGGCCGACCCCGAGGTGCAGGAGGCACTGGCCGCCTCCCGCGTCGCCGAGCTGTCGCAGTCCACGCTGGCCGCGGGGGAGACCCTGGCGACCGTCCGCGCGGAGTCCTTCGACGTCGAGGCGATGGCCGCCCGCGGCTGCCACTTCGAGCGCCTGGACCAGCTCGCCATGGACCACCTCCTCGGCGTCCGCTGA